The Devosia sp. MC521 genome segment GACCGCATTGCCGAGCGTCTGGGCTGCCGCGTTGCCGATGGCATTGCCGAGCGTGTGATCTTCCGCTCGCTCTTTGCCAGAGGCATGACAGTTTTTGATCCGCTGAGCGAAGAGTTGTTGGGCGGCATGCCATCTGCTTCACATACGAGTGCTCGGCAGGAATACCGAACGCTCGTCAATGCTTTGAACCTGCCGCTGTCACAGCGCGCGGTACAACGGATGGAATTGTTGGCAGCCGAGGCTCCAGAGACGATCCGATTTGAAGAAACCGTGCGAGACGACGCTTAGCCTTGTGCGTAAGCGGCCTTGCGCGGTTCCTGAGTGGCGACCACGTTCTCGCGCGCGTCATAGGCGGCGCGGGCGTCAATAATGGCCTCATGGTTTTCAGCGGACCAATCCCATAGCGCGCTGATAGGGCCCTGTAATGTCTTGCCCAATTGCGTGAGGCTATATTCCACCCGTGGGGGGACTTCAGGATAGATAGTGCGTGTCACCAGCCCGTCGCGCTCCAGATTGCGCAGGGTCAGCGTCAACATGCGCTGCGATACGCCGTTGATCATGCGCTTGAGTTCGTTGAACCGCAGAGTGCCATTACGCCCCAGCATGCCGACGACCATGACGCTCCATTTGTCGCCGATGCGATTGAGCACGTCCGACATGGCAGAGCAATTTGAGTGCAGCGATGTGTCTGTGAGCGACATGGGACACCTATATAAGAACTAAGGCACAGAATATATGCGAGGTTACTACTTGTGACTAGCCCCCGTCGCAGATGCGCGCGGTTGGTCAAACTCTCGCCGTTTCCTTGAGATTGCTGCTCCTGCCTGATAGTAGGTGTGCTTCCTAATATCGTGCCGTCGGAGTGTTCCTGACTTGTCTTTCGCTCAGCGCATAGCTTTGATCTTTTTCATGATTGCAGCCAGTATCTTGCCTGTTCAGGCAACACCGCTGTTGGTTGTCGATCGATCCAATTTGTCAGTGCTGTATGCGCAAGATGCCGGTCAGCCTTGGCATCCGGCTTCGCTCACCAAACTCATGACGGCCTACGTGGTTTTCGAAGAGCTGGCGCTTGGAACAATTACTCTTGATACCCCTGTCCGGATATCAAAAGGGGCGGTTGCGCTCGCGCCGAGCAAGTCAGGCCTGGCTGTCGATAGTTCAGTGACGATGCGAGACGCGCTCTACCTGCTGATCGTCCGCTCTGCCAATGACGTTGCCTATTCCATCGCGGAAACAATTGCGGGCACAGAAGCCAATTTCGCGGTCAAAATGAATGACGTTGCACGTCGCATGGGGATGACGGGGACCAATTTCATCAATTCCCACGGTCTGCATGTTGTCGGCCAGGTTTCCACGGCGCGCGACCTAGCAATTCTTTCACTTTACATCGAGCAAGCCTATCCCCAGTACATGCCCATATTCCAGACTGGCACTGTGCGATTGAACAAGGCAGTGTATGAGGCCAACAACGCGCTTCTGAAGGGGTTTTCCGGCACCAACGGCATGAAGACAGGGTACACCTGTGCTGCGGGACTGAACGTCGTTGCGACGGTCGATCGTAATGGTCGCCGCCTCTTAGCTGTTGTTCTCGGTGGTTCTTCAGCACGCGAACGCAATGAGCGGGCAGCCGAGCTCTTCACCAATGCCCTGTCGGGTCGTTATCAAGGGAGTGGCCAGTCGCTGCTCAGCCTCGTAAACTCTGGTGGAGCAGCCCAAGACATGCGGCCATTGGTGTGCGGCGCTGGGGCGCCAGAGTATATCAAGGCGCGCGAAGCTGAGTTCCCTATGGGCCTTAAAGGCCAGCCAAGCTATCTCAACGATGAGATTCCATTGCGCGAATATACGGTTGTGGATTTGGGCCGCACACGGGCCGTCGCGTTTCCGCGTCCACGCCCGGCGCATGTTTCTCGGTTCGCGGCGCCAGCAGTTGCCGCAACCTCTACGGCTCCGATTGTAGCGGAACGAGCAGTATCCCTGCCAATACCGCGTCCCGCGGACCTCTAGCCCGCCGAGCCAATCCGGACGGTGAGAGAGATAACCTCTCCGTTCGTTTGCACGTCGCAATGATGTCCATTCTGACGGCAGAACAGCGGGATATCGATTTTCGCCATCGCGTCTGTCGTGAGGATGAGGAGCTGATCGCCCGCATTCGCAGTGGCAGCGGCCTTTTCCAGTTTCAAGACGGGAAGGGGGCATTTCAGCCCCCTTGCATCAATGGTCAGGACGTTAGTTTCCAAGAACAAGCACCCAGTGAATGCCATAGGCGGAGTTCGGGTTGAACGCGACGCCGATACCAGCCTTTGAGGCGTTTGCGGCGAGGGCGACGGCATCCGCAGGGTTGTTGCGCCAGCCTGAGAAGGTCTCAGCGAATGTCGCATAGCCTGCGCTCAGCTTCATTTGGACAAGTCCGCCCGGCATGCTCGGCGCGACGCCGGTCTGAGCGTACTGATTGGCAAGCGCCTGTGCGGAGCCATTGAGGCCAGCATCAGCGACCAGTGGAGGCATGTTTTGGTTGGCGCGATAGGCGTTTACCAGCGCAATGGCCTGCTGTGAGTCGAGGCGTGCATTGGGCACGTCCATCCGTGCGGTCAGAGCAGGTTGGAGGCCTGCGGGAGAAGATCCGCCGCCGCCGCCAAATGAAACGCACCCGGCTACGAGCAACGTCATCGACCCCATGAGTGCAAAGCGGGCCAAACTTCTGTTATTCGACATATCTTTCCTTCTGGCGCGCCGCGGTCCATAAGAGGAGCGAGACTTCGTCCATATATCTATATTAGCTCAGTTGGTTGGCCGTTAAAAACCGGCACTATGACGATTTTCATTAGATATTGGCCACCTTGGTGTTCCTTGTGCACTGAGAGCTGGCAAACAAGGCAGCATTGTGGGGGAGGTTGCACTGACTGTGAGTCTGTCTAAATCCGTACAAGAAGTGCGTGCCACGTCAGTGTCCGTGATTTTCCTCGTGTTGTGCCTCGCCGCTTTCGTTGGGGTCTTCACCTATTTTCTCGCAAATGTCGCTGCGCAAACCAAAATTCAGCTCGAAGATGACGCTGCTTCTACAACGCAAGTGGTCGCGACCAATGGGCTTTGGATGAACCAGCTGGCAATTCAAACTTTGCGCCGGATGGATTCACTCATCGAGGATAGTCCTCTGTCTGTAGATGCCGAGGCATTTGGTAAGATTATGGAGGACCGTCCGCCGGAACTCATCGTTAGCCTTATCGATGCCGATGCCAACCTCTTGTTCAGTAGCGCGCGATTTATGCCCGGCGTAAATCTGCGTGAGCGTGACTATTTTCAGTCGATACGCAGCGGAGCAGCGTTTGCGACTTCAGCCAAGGTCGTGACGCAACCTAGGGGGCGCGAAGGCTTTGTATTTGCTAAGAGATTAACGCGCAACAATGTCTTTGTTGGTGCGGTTGCAGTCGCTTACCCGAACAGTGTGCTTGAATCTTTCGTGCGCGACGTTGAGCTGGAGGCTGGGGCGTCCATCAGCCTCTTTCGGCGCGACGGGCGGCTTATGGCGCGCTATCCACACACCAATGTGCCCGATCTCGTGGGCGACGTTCTGTTCACCGAACACCTTGAACGAGGTGACAGCGGGACATTTTTTGCCGATCGCTCACCCTCGGACGGCCAGCCAAAGATTCTCGGTTATCGCGCGATACAGGGAACCGACATGGTCGCCGTGGTCGCAATACCGACGGAAGGCGCGTGGGGACGATACCGGGCGGAATTAATGTCCATCTTGGTCATCGTAGCCCCCATCTGCGTTGCGCTGATCATAGTCGGTCTGTGGATATGGCGGCTATTGAGACGTGACGCTGCCCATGCTGAAGAGCTCGAGACGGCGAATGAAACCAACATGATGTTGTTTCGCGAAATCCATCACCGCGTGAAAAATAACCTCCAGTCTGTTCAGTCCCTTATCCGGCTTCAGGATATCCCTGAAGCGGCCAAGCTCGATTTGCAAAGTCGCTTGGGCGCGATGGCGGCCATGCATGAACATATCTACCGCCGTGATGAATATGAGGACATTGACGCTCACGACATTGTCCCGGTGGTCATCAATGAAGTGGTTCGCGCCTACGGCAAGCCGGTGGAAATCATCTACGAACTGGATCGGTGTTATGTCGATCGCGACCACATCACGCCCCTGTCACTACTGCTCAGTGAAGTTGTGACCAATGCTCTGAAATACGCTTTCCCTGATGGGCGGGAAGGGCGTATCCGCATCATTATGAACGACTTCTACAATGGGCGATGCCAGCTCATCGTCGCCGATAATGGGGTCGGCATGCCGAAAAATGGCGTGCCCAGCACCAGCATGGGGCTCCGCCTCATTCGCGGCGTGGTGGCGCAGATGGGCGGCACTTATGAGTATTTGCCCAGTGCCGGTACGCGATTTGAAGCGAATATCGCCCTGAGCGCAGTCGGCCACCACGCAGAGCATCGTTAAACTGGCAAATTCGCACTTGCGCCACCGGCCGAGGTCCGGCAAAGCGTAAGTGGAATAGATTGGTCAGGTTATGCTGAAGCGCTTCTTTGCTTACTACGCTCCCTATAAGGGATTGTTTATATTAGACTTTGGATGCGCCGTGCTCGCTGGATTGCTTGAGCTGGCTTTCCCTGTCGCTGTCTCCAAATTTGTCGACGAGTTATTGCCGCAGGGAGATTACAACCTCATCCTCCTTGCGGGGATAACTTTGCTCGTCATCTACTGCTTTGGCGCTGTTCTTAAAGCCGTCGTGAACTATTTTGGTCACGTGCTGGGTGTCTCTATCGAGACCGATATGCGCAGGCAGGTGTTCGATCATTTGCAGAAGTTGAGCTTCCGCTTCTTCGATAATCATAAGACCGGCCATCTAATTACGCACGTTACCAAGGACTTGGAAGACGTGGGTGAGGTTGCGCACCACGGCCCCGAAGATGTGTTCATCGCCATCATGACCTTCATTGGCGCGTTCATTTTGATGTTCCTGACCAATTGGAAATTGGCAGTGATCACCGTGGTGCTCGTGCCGGTGCTGAGCTGGTTGGTCGCGACCCAAGGCAAGAAAATGACCCGCAACTGGCGTGAGCTGTTCCGCCAAGTGGGGGACTTCAATACCCGTGTCGAAGACGCCATTGGCGGCGTTCGAGTGGTCAAGGCCTTCGCCAATGAGGAGCACGAGGCAAAGCTCTTCGCCGGCAACAATCAGGCCTATAGGTCTACCAAACTGCGCGCCTATGCGATTATGACCACCAGTCAGGTCGTAACCTATCTCTCGACCCGAGTGGTCCAGCTGATGGTCATGTTGGTGGGTGCTTGGCTCGTTACGCTGGGTGAGTTGAGCTATGGCGGCTTTGTTAGCTTCTTGCTTTTGGTAACGGTCTTTATGCGCCCAATCGACCAGATCGCAGGCGTTTTGGAGAGCTATCCCAAAGGCATAGCG includes the following:
- a CDS encoding sulfurtransferase TusA family protein; protein product: METNVLTIDARGLKCPLPVLKLEKAAATANAGDQLLILTTDAMAKIDIPLFCRQNGHHCDVQTNGEVISLTVRIGSAG
- a CDS encoding CAP domain-containing protein, with the protein product MSNNRSLARFALMGSMTLLVAGCVSFGGGGGSSPAGLQPALTARMDVPNARLDSQQAIALVNAYRANQNMPPLVADAGLNGSAQALANQYAQTGVAPSMPGGLVQMKLSAGYATFAETFSGWRNNPADAVALAANASKAGIGVAFNPNSAYGIHWVLVLGN
- a CDS encoding helix-turn-helix domain-containing protein codes for the protein MSLTDTSLHSNCSAMSDVLNRIGDKWSVMVVGMLGRNGTLRFNELKRMINGVSQRMLTLTLRNLERDGLVTRTIYPEVPPRVEYSLTQLGKTLQGPISALWDWSAENHEAIIDARAAYDARENVVATQEPRKAAYAQG
- a CDS encoding ABC transporter ATP-binding protein; the encoded protein is MLKRFFAYYAPYKGLFILDFGCAVLAGLLELAFPVAVSKFVDELLPQGDYNLILLAGITLLVIYCFGAVLKAVVNYFGHVLGVSIETDMRRQVFDHLQKLSFRFFDNHKTGHLITHVTKDLEDVGEVAHHGPEDVFIAIMTFIGAFILMFLTNWKLAVITVVLVPVLSWLVATQGKKMTRNWRELFRQVGDFNTRVEDAIGGVRVVKAFANEEHEAKLFAGNNQAYRSTKLRAYAIMTTSQVVTYLSTRVVQLMVMLVGAWLVTLGELSYGGFVSFLLLVTVFMRPIDQIAGVLESYPKGIAGFTRFTKLIDTAPDIADKPDAVTVSHLRGDIRFNDVSFAYESGRTILANINLDIKAGETLAIVGPSGAGKTTLCALLPRFYEINSGSISVDGIDIRDMTQTSLREQIGIVQQDVFLFGGTLRDNIAYGRLGATDEEIMEAARRARLEAVIARMPNGLDTMVGERGVKLSGGQKQRVAIARIFLKNPPILVLDEATSALDTATELAIQRSLAELAVGRTSLIIAHRLATIQHADRIVVVDETGIVEQGPHAELLNLGGAYARLHRAQFGELN
- a CDS encoding histidine kinase dimerization/phosphoacceptor domain -containing protein; amino-acid sequence: MSLSKSVQEVRATSVSVIFLVLCLAAFVGVFTYFLANVAAQTKIQLEDDAASTTQVVATNGLWMNQLAIQTLRRMDSLIEDSPLSVDAEAFGKIMEDRPPELIVSLIDADANLLFSSARFMPGVNLRERDYFQSIRSGAAFATSAKVVTQPRGREGFVFAKRLTRNNVFVGAVAVAYPNSVLESFVRDVELEAGASISLFRRDGRLMARYPHTNVPDLVGDVLFTEHLERGDSGTFFADRSPSDGQPKILGYRAIQGTDMVAVVAIPTEGAWGRYRAELMSILVIVAPICVALIIVGLWIWRLLRRDAAHAEELETANETNMMLFREIHHRVKNNLQSVQSLIRLQDIPEAAKLDLQSRLGAMAAMHEHIYRRDEYEDIDAHDIVPVVINEVVRAYGKPVEIIYELDRCYVDRDHITPLSLLLSEVVTNALKYAFPDGREGRIRIIMNDFYNGRCQLIVADNGVGMPKNGVPSTSMGLRLIRGVVAQMGGTYEYLPSAGTRFEANIALSAVGHHAEHR
- a CDS encoding D-alanyl-D-alanine carboxypeptidase family protein; the protein is MIAASILPVQATPLLVVDRSNLSVLYAQDAGQPWHPASLTKLMTAYVVFEELALGTITLDTPVRISKGAVALAPSKSGLAVDSSVTMRDALYLLIVRSANDVAYSIAETIAGTEANFAVKMNDVARRMGMTGTNFINSHGLHVVGQVSTARDLAILSLYIEQAYPQYMPIFQTGTVRLNKAVYEANNALLKGFSGTNGMKTGYTCAAGLNVVATVDRNGRRLLAVVLGGSSARERNERAAELFTNALSGRYQGSGQSLLSLVNSGGAAQDMRPLVCGAGAPEYIKAREAEFPMGLKGQPSYLNDEIPLREYTVVDLGRTRAVAFPRPRPAHVSRFAAPAVAATSTAPIVAERAVSLPIPRPADL